The region AATGTTACCCTTGATAAATTTATAAAAcatgttcattttcttcttatcAACCTTTTCCAGAAAGCCCAGCAGTGATCATATCAACGTTGTTAAGAGTATAACCCATCATGGCACTGACTTCTGTCCAATCAGGCACCTCCATAGCAGAGAGGAGTGGCACTGggaaattaataaaaagctCTAAGATTACATCCACAAAAAGTTTTCTAAAAGACCtgagacattttaaattattctcTGTAGAGAAAAGACAAATTTAATTCATCACAATGGTCGAGTGGACAGACACTGAGCGCAAGGCCATCACAACTCTGTGGGGAATGATCAATGTGGGTGAGATTGGACCCCAGGCTCTGAACAGGtgacattttcattcatttatccATTATCTTCTTAAGGTATAACACATTTTGACATGATCTGGTAGCATGCCCCTAGTACTGAATTTGATTTTACATGTTGCAATTATGTTAACCTTTAAAATTTGTCTCTTGAATCAGGCTTCTGGTTGTGTATCCCTGGACCCAGAGACATTTTGGATCATTCGGCAACCTGTCAACCTACGCTGCCATCGTCGGAAATGCCAAGGTCGCCAATCATGGAAAAACTGTGATGGGTGGTTTGGAAATTGCTGTGAAGAACTTGGACAACATCAAGAACGCCTATGCCAAACTGAGCGTTATgcactctgagaagctccatgtGGATCCAGACAACTTCAGGGTATGTTGCAAACTCTGAGGCTCTCATGTTGAAAAGCACATTTTAATGCTTTCATTTCACCAGTCATGATGTCCCTACCACTGTTATTGCACTACTTTTCTCATTTCAGGCTCTTGCTGAATGCATCTCAGTGGTTGTGGCAGCCAAGTTTGGCCCCAGTGTCTTCACCCCTGGTTTCCAGGAAGCCTGGCAAAAGTTCTTGGCTGTGGTGGTCTCCGCCCTGGGCAGACAGTACcattaagcaaaaataaaaatatgcaacagtCTTTGACTTGCAACATTTCTTGGGAAGTTTCCAAAATCCACTTTTTGCTTGTTTGAAGCtgttgcaaactgcaaataaaaattgaaaatcCTAGCCTATATgcctttgtttattattgtttgtttaaaGT is a window of Girardinichthys multiradiatus isolate DD_20200921_A chromosome Y, DD_fGirMul_XY1, whole genome shotgun sequence DNA encoding:
- the LOC124864437 gene encoding hemoglobin subunit beta-A-like, with amino-acid sequence MVEWTDTERKAITTLWGMINVGEIGPQALNRLLVVYPWTQRHFGSFGNLSTYAAIVGNAKVANHGKTVMGGLEIAVKNLDNIKNAYAKLSVMHSEKLHVDPDNFRALAECISVVVAAKFGPSVFTPGFQEAWQKFLAVVVSALGRQYH